The DNA region AGAGTGTCTAGAGTGTTTAAAGTATTGGATAATACTCAAGATTAATTATTTCTGTTGGTTATATTTGTTTAAACAATAAGTGATTATGACCAATAAAGAATTTGCTAAAGTTTTAGAAAAAAGAACAATAACATTTGCTATTAAAATCTTAAAATTATCAGGAAGTTTACCCAATACGCCAGAAGCACTTGTATAGAGAAATCAATTATCAAAATCAGGAACTAGCATTGGAGCAAATTATAGAGAAGCCAATAGAAGTAGAAGCACAAAAGACTTTTCTAATAAACTAAAAATATCTTTAGCAGAAGCTAGCGAAACAGATTATTGGTTAGAAATTATAGAAGAATTAGGTTTTGTTGAAAGTAAAAATTTAAAAGAAATAAGAAATGAAGCAAAAGAACTACTCGCACTTTTCACTTCTATCGCAAATAAGTTTTAACTT from Mesoflavibacter profundi includes:
- a CDS encoding four helix bundle protein: MGANYREANRSRSTKDFSNKLKISLAEASETDYWLEIIEELGFVESKNLKEIRNEAKELLALFTSIANKF